Proteins from a single region of Megalopta genalis isolate 19385.01 chromosome 3, iyMegGena1_principal, whole genome shotgun sequence:
- the LOC117223024 gene encoding large ribosomal subunit protein uL4 isoform X2 — protein sequence MSLSTARPLVTVWTDKNEASGDTISLPAVFKAPIRPDIVNFVHQQVSKNSRQPYCVSKEAGHQTSAESWGTGRAVARIPRVRGGGTHRSGQGAFGNMCRGGRMFAPTKPWRRWHRKINVNQKRYALVSAIAASGVPALVQSKGHMIQEVPEFPLVVSDKIQEYNKTKHAVIFLRRMKAWNDIQKVYKSQRFRAGKGKMRNRRRIQRRGPLIVYGEDKGIRKAFRNIPGIDLMNINKVNLLKLAPGGHVGRFVIWTKSAFDKLDALYGTWRKESQLKANYNLPFPKMANTDLSRLLKSEEIRKVLRAPRHRVVRSVKKLNPLSNTRAMLRLNPYAAVLKRAAILTAQRRQQERDLILAEKRGIKLPKNAPCVKSKLLQERRRKQMLAAKLAKPKKPETAKKAATTAAKPTKVPKTKAAKAPKTKAAKAPKTKAAKAPKTKAAETPKTKAAETPKDTKPAEEPKK from the exons ATG TCGTTATCAACGGCGCGACCGCTTGTTACGGTCTGGACCGACAAAAATGAGGCCTCGGGAGATACGATCTCTCTGCCGGCCGTTTTCAAAGCCCCAATTCGACCAGATATTGTGAATTTCGTTCATCAGCAAGTCTCAAAGAACAGCAGACAGCCATATTGTGTATCTAAGGAAGCTG GTCACCAAACCTCTGCCGAATCATGGGGTACCGGACGTGCTGTAGCACGTATCCCCCGTGTTCGTGGTGGGGGTACCCACCGTTCTGGTCAGGGTGCCTTTGGCAACATGTGTAGAGGTGGCCGCATGTTTGCCCCTACAAAACCCTGGAGACGTTGGCACCGAAAGATCAACGTAAACCAGAAGAGATACGCACTGGTTTCTGCCATTGCTGCGTCTGGTGTTCCAGCTCTGGTACAATCCAAGG GTCACATGATCCAagaagttccagaatttccCCTAGTAGTTTCTGACAAAATTCAAGAATATAACAAAACAAAGCATGCTGTTATTTTCTTGAGACGTATGAAGGCATGGAACGATATCCAGAAG GTATACAAATCTCAACGTTTCCGTGCCGGTAAGGGTAAGATGCGTAACCGCAGACGCATCCAGCGTCGTGGACCTTTGATCGTGTACGGTGAAGACAAG GGTATTCGTAAGGCGTTCCGCAACATTCCTGGCATCGACCTCATGAACATCAATAAAGTGAACCTTCTGAAATTGGCACCCGGTGGTCACGTTGGACGCTTTGTAATCTGGACGAAGTCCGCTTTCGACAAACTGGATGCTCTTTACGGAACTTGGCGCAAGGAATCGCAACTGAAAGCTAACTACAACTTGCCGTTCCCTAAGATGGCAAACACAGACTTGTCGAGGCTTCTGAAATCCGAGGAAATTCGCAAAGTCCTGAGAGCGCCAAGGCAT AGGGTGGTGCGCAGCGTGAAGAAACTGAACCCATTGTCCAACACCCGTGCAATGTTGCGTCTGAACCCATACGCCGCTGTACTGAAACGCGCTGCAATTTTGACAGCGCAGAGACGTCAACAGGAGAGAGACCTTATCCTGGCCGAGAAGCGTGGC ATCAAGCTTCCAAAGAACGCTCCCTGCGTCAAATCGAAGTTGCTGCAAGAAAGACGCAGGAAACAGATGTTGGCTGCCAAGTTAGCCAAACCGAAGAAGCCAGAGACCGCAAAGAAGGCGGCAACAACCGCGGCTAAGCCAACGAAAGTCCCGAAGACTAAAGCGGCGAAAGCTCCGAAGACTAAGGCGGCGAAAGCTCCGAAGACTAAGGCGGCGAAAGCTCCGAAGACTAAGGCGGCGGAAACCCCGAAGACTAAGGCGGCGGAAACTCCGAAGGATACAAAGCCCGCAGAGGAGCCCAAGAAATGA
- the LOC117223024 gene encoding large ribosomal subunit protein uL4 isoform X1, translating to MSLSTARPLVTVWTDKNEASGDTISLPAVFKAPIRPDIVNFVHQQVSKNSRQPYCVSKEAGHQTSAESWGTGRAVARIPRVRGGGTHRSGQGAFGNMCRGGRMFAPTKPWRRWHRKINVNQKRYALVSAIAASGVPALVQSKGHMIQEVPEFPLVVSDKIQEYNKTKHAVIFLRRMKAWNDIQKVYKSQRFRAGKGKMRNRRRIQRRGPLIVYGEDKGIRKAFRNIPGIDLMNINKVNLLKLAPGGHVGRFVIWTKSAFDKLDALYGTWRKESQLKANYNLPFPKMANTDLSRLLKSEEIRKVLRAPRKRVVRSVKKLNPLSNTRAMLRLNPYAAVLKRAAILTAQRRQQERDLILAEKRGIKLPKNAPCVKSKLLQERRRKQMLAAKLAKPKKPETAKKAATTAAKPTKVPKTKAAKAPKTKAAKAPKTKAAKAPKTKAAETPKTKAAETPKDTKPAEEPKK from the exons ATG TCGTTATCAACGGCGCGACCGCTTGTTACGGTCTGGACCGACAAAAATGAGGCCTCGGGAGATACGATCTCTCTGCCGGCCGTTTTCAAAGCCCCAATTCGACCAGATATTGTGAATTTCGTTCATCAGCAAGTCTCAAAGAACAGCAGACAGCCATATTGTGTATCTAAGGAAGCTG GTCACCAAACCTCTGCCGAATCATGGGGTACCGGACGTGCTGTAGCACGTATCCCCCGTGTTCGTGGTGGGGGTACCCACCGTTCTGGTCAGGGTGCCTTTGGCAACATGTGTAGAGGTGGCCGCATGTTTGCCCCTACAAAACCCTGGAGACGTTGGCACCGAAAGATCAACGTAAACCAGAAGAGATACGCACTGGTTTCTGCCATTGCTGCGTCTGGTGTTCCAGCTCTGGTACAATCCAAGG GTCACATGATCCAagaagttccagaatttccCCTAGTAGTTTCTGACAAAATTCAAGAATATAACAAAACAAAGCATGCTGTTATTTTCTTGAGACGTATGAAGGCATGGAACGATATCCAGAAG GTATACAAATCTCAACGTTTCCGTGCCGGTAAGGGTAAGATGCGTAACCGCAGACGCATCCAGCGTCGTGGACCTTTGATCGTGTACGGTGAAGACAAG GGTATTCGTAAGGCGTTCCGCAACATTCCTGGCATCGACCTCATGAACATCAATAAAGTGAACCTTCTGAAATTGGCACCCGGTGGTCACGTTGGACGCTTTGTAATCTGGACGAAGTCCGCTTTCGACAAACTGGATGCTCTTTACGGAACTTGGCGCAAGGAATCGCAACTGAAAGCTAACTACAACTTGCCGTTCCCTAAGATGGCAAACACAGACTTGTCGAGGCTTCTGAAATCCGAGGAAATTCGCAAAGTCCTGAGAGCGCCAAG GAAGAGGGTGGTGCGCAGCGTGAAGAAACTGAACCCATTGTCCAACACCCGTGCAATGTTGCGTCTGAACCCATACGCCGCTGTACTGAAACGCGCTGCAATTTTGACAGCGCAGAGACGTCAACAGGAGAGAGACCTTATCCTGGCCGAGAAGCGTGGC ATCAAGCTTCCAAAGAACGCTCCCTGCGTCAAATCGAAGTTGCTGCAAGAAAGACGCAGGAAACAGATGTTGGCTGCCAAGTTAGCCAAACCGAAGAAGCCAGAGACCGCAAAGAAGGCGGCAACAACCGCGGCTAAGCCAACGAAAGTCCCGAAGACTAAAGCGGCGAAAGCTCCGAAGACTAAGGCGGCGAAAGCTCCGAAGACTAAGGCGGCGAAAGCTCCGAAGACTAAGGCGGCGGAAACCCCGAAGACTAAGGCGGCGGAAACTCCGAAGGATACAAAGCCCGCAGAGGAGCCCAAGAAATGA